In one Candidatus Caccoplasma merdavium genomic region, the following are encoded:
- the purU gene encoding formyltetrahydrofolate deformylase codes for MTKNISKPSKNAILLMHCPDQSGIVAVVTDFININGGNILYLDQYVDRENRIFFMRIEWDLSQFIIPEDKIDDYFHKLCAQKYDINFSLYFSDRVPRMAIFVSKMSHCLYDLLARYTAGEWEVEIPLIVSNHPDMEIAAKRFGIDYKYFPITKENKAEQEAAELALLKEYDIEFIVLARYMQIVSPEFIAQYPNRIINIHHSFLPAFIGAKPYHAAFERGVKLIGATSHYVTNDLDAGPIIEQDITRISHKDPVASLIRKGRDLEKIVLSRAVEKHIERKILVYQNKTVVF; via the coding sequence ATGACAAAAAACATATCGAAACCGAGTAAAAATGCCATATTGCTGATGCACTGTCCCGACCAGTCGGGAATCGTGGCCGTCGTTACCGATTTTATCAATATCAATGGCGGAAATATTCTCTACCTCGACCAGTATGTCGATCGCGAGAATCGCATCTTCTTCATGCGCATAGAATGGGATTTGAGCCAGTTTATCATTCCCGAAGACAAAATCGATGACTACTTCCACAAGCTCTGTGCCCAAAAGTATGACATCAATTTCAGCCTGTATTTCAGCGACCGGGTGCCTCGCATGGCCATTTTCGTCTCGAAAATGTCGCATTGCCTCTATGACCTGTTGGCTCGTTACACGGCCGGCGAATGGGAGGTTGAAATACCCCTTATCGTGAGCAATCACCCCGACATGGAGATTGCCGCCAAACGTTTCGGTATCGATTATAAATATTTTCCCATCACCAAAGAAAACAAAGCCGAGCAAGAGGCGGCCGAGCTGGCTCTTCTCAAAGAATACGATATTGAGTTTATCGTGCTGGCTCGCTACATGCAGATTGTCTCGCCCGAGTTTATCGCTCAATATCCCAACCGCATCATCAACATACACCATTCGTTTCTGCCGGCCTTTATTGGGGCCAAGCCTTATCATGCGGCCTTCGAGCGTGGCGTGAAACTTATCGGGGCAACCAGCCACTATGTCACAAACGACCTCGATGCCGGTCCCATAATCGAGCAAGACATTACCCGCATTTCGCACAAAGACCCCGTTGCCAGTCTCATACGCAAAGGTCGTGATTTGGAGAAAATCGTCTTGTCGCGCGCCGTCGAAAAACATATCGAGCGTAAAATCCTCGTATATCAAAACAAAACCGTTGTCTTTTAG
- the hisA gene encoding 1-(5-phosphoribosyl)-5-[(5-phosphoribosylamino)methylideneamino]imidazole-4-carboxamide isomerase — MIELIPAIDIIDGKCVRLSQGDYASKKVYNEDPLEVAKMFEDNGLKRLHVVDLDGAKAQHIVNYRTLETLASHTSLTIDFGGGLKSDEDLKIAFDSGAQMVTGGSIAVKRPSVFEGWVARYGADRIILGADVKDKKIAVGGWLEASECDLFSFVSDYCQKGVKKVITTDIAQDGMLQGPSTALYEEMLQKLPDIYLIASGGVSRVDDIVSLDELGVQGVIFGKAIYEGRIALRDLRRFL, encoded by the coding sequence ATGATAGAACTCATTCCCGCCATAGATATTATCGACGGTAAATGCGTACGATTGTCGCAAGGCGACTATGCCAGCAAGAAAGTCTATAATGAGGACCCGCTCGAAGTGGCGAAAATGTTTGAAGACAATGGGCTGAAACGTTTGCATGTGGTCGATCTCGACGGTGCCAAGGCTCAGCATATCGTCAATTACAGGACTCTCGAAACCTTGGCTTCGCACACGTCGCTGACGATTGATTTCGGCGGTGGTCTCAAAAGTGACGAAGACTTGAAAATCGCATTTGATAGCGGAGCGCAGATGGTAACCGGAGGTAGTATTGCCGTGAAACGACCGTCGGTGTTCGAGGGTTGGGTGGCTCGCTACGGTGCCGACCGCATCATTCTAGGCGCTGATGTGAAAGATAAGAAAATTGCCGTTGGAGGCTGGTTGGAGGCGTCGGAATGTGACCTATTTTCGTTTGTCTCGGACTATTGCCAAAAAGGGGTCAAAAAAGTCATAACAACCGACATTGCCCAAGACGGAATGTTGCAAGGCCCGTCGACGGCTCTCTATGAAGAAATGTTGCAGAAACTCCCCGACATCTACCTCATTGCCAGTGGCGGGGTAAGCCGTGTCGACGACATCGTATCGCTCGATGAGTTGGGGGTGCAAGGTGTCATCTTCGGGAAAGCCATATATGAAGGGCGCATCGCATTGCGCGATTTACGTCGATTCCTCTAA
- the hisH gene encoding imidazole glycerol phosphate synthase subunit HisH translates to MQVAIVKYNAGNIYSVDCALRRVGVEPTLTDDKETLMAADKVIFPGVGEAATTMAYLKARGLDRLICDLKQPVLGICIGMQLMCRHSEEGDVDCLGIFDADVKRFRPENHEQKVPHMGWNTVTAVDKQMFPATLEGQYVYFVHSYYVPLTPYTTAVTDYIRPFSAALHRDNFYATQFHIEKSGTVGETIFNHFLSL, encoded by the coding sequence ATGCAAGTCGCAATTGTCAAATACAACGCCGGAAACATCTATTCGGTCGATTGTGCATTGAGGCGTGTGGGAGTCGAGCCCACACTCACCGATGACAAAGAGACGCTCATGGCGGCCGACAAGGTGATATTCCCCGGCGTAGGAGAGGCTGCCACGACGATGGCCTATCTCAAAGCCCGTGGGCTGGACCGATTGATTTGTGACCTGAAACAACCCGTTTTGGGCATCTGCATCGGCATGCAGCTCATGTGCCGCCACTCCGAAGAAGGAGATGTCGATTGCTTGGGTATTTTCGATGCCGATGTGAAACGTTTTCGCCCCGAAAATCACGAGCAAAAGGTGCCTCACATGGGCTGGAACACGGTCACGGCGGTCGATAAGCAGATGTTCCCGGCCACTCTCGAAGGGCAGTATGTCTATTTTGTGCACAGCTATTATGTGCCGTTGACACCATATACAACAGCCGTTACCGATTACATACGGCCTTTCAGTGCTGCGCTGCATCGCGACAATTTCTATGCTACCCAGTTCCACATCGAAAAGAGCGGTACCGTAGGAGAAACCATATTCAACCATTTTTTATCGCTTTAA